The Lampris incognitus isolate fLamInc1 chromosome 17, fLamInc1.hap2, whole genome shotgun sequence genome contains a region encoding:
- the nudt13 gene encoding nucleoside diphosphate-linked moiety X motif 13 isoform X1, which yields MAPVAIVLVSDGKRCLLGRQASFPRGMYSALAGFCDMGETLEETLYREVAEEVGLEVESIRYSGSQHWPFPQSSFMVACHATVSPDKAEVNVDHTELEDARWFTLEEVTNALKIKTPPRNPKEETPTLWVPPDYAIANRLIQEWVKDQQLSLAGK from the exons ATGGCTCCGGTGGCGATTGTCCTCGTGTCCGACGGGAAACGTTGTTTACTGGGGAGGCAGGCCTCCTTCCCACGGGGCATGTACAGTGCCCTGGCCGGCTTCTGCGACATGG GTGAGACCCTGGAGGAGACGCTGTACCGAGAGGTAGCGGAGGAGGTGGGGTTGGAGGTGGAGAGCATCAGGTACTCCGGCTCTCAACACTGGCCCTTTCCTCAGAGCTCCTTCATGGTGGCCTGCCATGCCACTGTCAGCCCAGACAAGGCTGAG GTGAATGTGGACCATACTGAGTTGGAGGACGCTAGGTGGTTCACCTTAGAGGAGGTCACCAACGCCCTGAAGATCAAGACTCCTCCAAGGAACCCCAAAGAGGAGACCCCCACCCTTTGGGTCCCGCCTGACTATGCCATAGCCAACCGCCTCATCCAGGAGTGGGTGAAGGATCAACAACTCAGTCtagcaggaaaataa